One Campylobacter massiliensis DNA window includes the following coding sequences:
- a CDS encoding D-amino-acid transaminase, giving the protein MNGIVYLNGEFIDAAVAKVSAFDRGFIFGDGIYEVVPVLNGRLVDREDFWERFERSLAAIELSLPLSKSDFQGVLEEVVWRNNLKEGGVYMQITRGVADRDFKFIKGLKPTCFVFCYEKDIVANPDAATGIEVVSVEDIRWKRRDIKSISLLAQCYAKEQAVKAGAYEGFMVENGFVTEATSSSAFIIKDNVLITKPLSNEILPGIRRKVILGFAEKAGLEIRQRPFTMQDVYEADEVFISAATLPLLPVVKADGKPINGGKVGKYVPMLRQMYIDKIKKEAGL; this is encoded by the coding sequence ATGAACGGAATAGTATATCTAAACGGCGAATTTATTGACGCGGCGGTGGCTAAAGTTAGCGCATTTGACCGCGGATTTATCTTTGGCGACGGCATATACGAGGTCGTGCCGGTGCTAAACGGACGGCTCGTGGATAGGGAGGATTTTTGGGAGAGATTTGAGAGGAGCCTAGCTGCGATCGAGTTAAGCTTGCCGCTTTCAAAGAGCGATTTTCAGGGCGTTTTAGAGGAAGTCGTTTGGCGGAACAACCTAAAAGAAGGCGGCGTTTACATGCAGATCACTCGCGGCGTCGCCGATAGGGATTTTAAATTTATAAAAGGCTTAAAGCCGACTTGTTTCGTCTTTTGCTACGAAAAAGATATCGTCGCAAACCCTGACGCCGCGACCGGCATCGAGGTCGTTAGCGTCGAGGATATCCGCTGGAAGCGCCGCGACATCAAGTCCATCTCGCTTTTGGCGCAGTGCTACGCCAAAGAACAAGCCGTAAAAGCCGGCGCCTACGAGGGCTTCATGGTCGAAAACGGCTTTGTGACCGAGGCTACTAGCTCGTCTGCGTTTATCATAAAAGATAACGTCCTCATAACCAAACCGCTCTCAAACGAGATTTTGCCGGGCATCCGCCGCAAAGTGATCCTTGGTTTTGCCGAAAAGGCGGGGCTAGAGATCAGACAGCGACCGTTTACGATGCAAGACGTTTACGAAGCCGACGAGGTGTTTATCTCGGCTGCGACACTACCGCTACTGCCCGTCGTCAAGGCCGACGGCAAGCCGATAAACGGCGGTAAAGTCGGCAAATACGTGCCGATGCTAAGGCAAATGTATATAGATAAGATCAAAAAAGAGGCCGGGCTTTAA
- a CDS encoding DUF523 domain-containing protein: MKNKPKILISACLLGENCKYNGGNNADAICAGELAKLRQIYELIVVCPEYLGGLATPREPAEICSNGRVLTKFSGRDVTDEFLLGAQICADIARENGCKIAILKERSPSCGSGEIYDGSFTGRLVSGDGLTAAALKKLGVRIVGESALVELNLEKEA; this comes from the coding sequence ATGAAAAATAAACCCAAAATTTTAATCAGCGCCTGTCTGCTCGGCGAAAACTGCAAATATAACGGCGGCAATAACGCAGACGCGATTTGCGCAGGCGAGCTTGCAAAACTTAGACAAATTTACGAGCTAATCGTCGTTTGTCCGGAGTATCTGGGCGGACTAGCGACCCCGCGCGAACCTGCCGAAATTTGCTCAAACGGACGAGTGCTAACTAAATTTAGTGGCCGCGACGTGACGGATGAGTTTCTTTTGGGTGCACAAATTTGCGCCGATATCGCCCGAGAAAACGGCTGTAAAATCGCTATTTTAAAAGAGCGAAGCCCAAGCTGCGGAAGTGGCGAGATCTACGACGGAAGCTTTACCGGGCGGCTCGTTAGCGGCGACGGTCTAACCGCGGCGGCGCTAAAAAAGCTAGGCGTTCGCATCGTCGGCGAGAGCGCGCTCGTGGAGCTAAATCTAGAAAAAGAAGCGTAA